From Streptomyces sp. 6-11-2, one genomic window encodes:
- a CDS encoding TerB family tellurite resistance protein, giving the protein MLPVRGRNGRVTRLARLLGTRTAWTPVGDGEFFCPGCGGDRNYQRLSGRRRFTVLGVPLLPRGTAGPVVECAACGGHFGTDVLDHPTTTRFSAMLRDAVHTVALAVLSAGGTGSRTALETAAATVRAAGLADCTEEQLAALVEALAADTGRAYDDQPCGAGLAIELHEALDPLAPHLAPAGRESILLQAARIALADGPYTPAEHDTLSTVGAALTICTDEVTRLLTAARTPS; this is encoded by the coding sequence GTGCTGCCAGTACGGGGACGAAACGGCCGTGTCACCAGGCTTGCCCGGCTGCTGGGCACCCGTACCGCGTGGACGCCGGTCGGCGACGGCGAGTTCTTCTGCCCCGGCTGCGGCGGGGATCGCAACTACCAGCGGCTGAGCGGGCGTCGGCGCTTCACCGTCCTCGGCGTGCCGCTGCTGCCGCGAGGCACGGCCGGGCCGGTCGTCGAGTGCGCCGCCTGCGGCGGCCACTTCGGCACGGACGTCCTGGACCATCCGACGACCACCCGCTTCTCCGCGATGCTCCGCGACGCCGTGCACACGGTCGCCCTGGCGGTGCTGTCCGCGGGCGGAACCGGCTCCCGTACGGCCCTGGAGACCGCCGCGGCCACCGTCCGCGCGGCCGGCCTGGCCGACTGCACCGAGGAGCAACTGGCCGCCCTGGTCGAGGCGCTGGCCGCGGACACCGGGCGCGCCTACGACGACCAGCCGTGCGGCGCGGGCCTGGCCATAGAGCTGCACGAGGCCCTCGACCCGCTCGCCCCACACCTGGCCCCCGCGGGCCGGGAGTCGATCCTCCTCCAGGCCGCCCGCATCGCCCTGGCCGACGGCCCCTACACCCCCGCCGAACACGACACCCTCAGCACCGTCGGCGCGGCCCTGACCATCTGCACGGACGAGGTGACCCGGCTGCTGACGGCGGCGCGCACACCTTCGTAG
- a CDS encoding FAD-dependent oxidoreductase: protein MIGAGVVGLTTAVCLAESGMDVRVDTDRSPGETTSAAAGAMWDPYLVEPAHLVDRWSRVTLSVLNTLSADAETGIRQVEGTHESRISRGMPEWGSLVEARVCEPGELRPGFLSGWRYRAPVVDMPRYLRYLARRLERAGGHLRRRRYHTLEEAVREAPVVVNCSGAGARSLAADPSVEAVRGQLVVVENPGIRSFFCDDTPGADELTYIYPHSDAVVLGGTAVSGNWDLRPDEAAAREIVQRCVAVEPSLAGARVLEHRVGLRPAREEVRLEGAPHEGTLLLHNYGHGGAGLTLSWGCAREVAERIRGATGLIP, encoded by the coding sequence GTGATCGGTGCCGGAGTCGTGGGACTCACCACAGCGGTGTGTCTGGCGGAGTCCGGAATGGACGTACGGGTGGACACGGATCGGTCCCCGGGCGAGACGACCTCGGCAGCCGCGGGCGCGATGTGGGATCCGTACCTGGTGGAGCCCGCTCACCTGGTCGACCGGTGGAGCCGCGTGACCCTGTCGGTGCTGAACACGTTGAGCGCCGATGCGGAGACGGGGATCCGACAGGTGGAAGGAACTCATGAGTCCCGGATTTCCCGCGGGATGCCGGAGTGGGGCAGCCTGGTCGAAGCCCGCGTCTGTGAACCCGGTGAACTCCGCCCGGGTTTCCTGTCCGGGTGGCGTTATCGTGCCCCCGTCGTCGACATGCCCCGATATCTGCGCTACCTGGCCCGCCGGCTCGAGCGGGCCGGCGGTCACCTCCGCCGTCGCCGTTACCACACGCTCGAAGAAGCGGTGCGCGAAGCGCCGGTGGTCGTCAACTGCTCGGGCGCGGGAGCCCGTTCGCTCGCGGCGGACCCCTCGGTCGAGGCGGTGCGCGGCCAACTGGTGGTGGTCGAGAACCCGGGTATTCGGTCGTTCTTCTGCGACGACACCCCGGGGGCCGACGAGCTCACCTACATTTACCCGCACTCCGACGCCGTGGTCCTCGGGGGGACTGCGGTGTCCGGGAACTGGGACCTGCGCCCCGACGAGGCCGCGGCTCGGGAGATCGTCCAGCGCTGCGTCGCGGTCGAACCGTCCCTCGCGGGTGCCCGCGTACTCGAGCACCGGGTCGGGCTGCGGCCGGCGCGGGAGGAGGTGCGACTCGAGGGGGCGCCCCATGAGGGCACACTGCTCCTGCACAACTACGGTCATGGCGGAGCTGGACTGACCCTGTCGTGGGGGTGCGCCCGTGAGGTCGCCGAGCGGATCCGCGGGGCGACCGGACTCATTCCCTGA